The Heliorestis convoluta genome includes the window TAGAGTGGCAATTTTTCGAAAACGAAATATCTAATTTTATAATGCATGAGATTAAATCCAGAAGTGAACAGAGATACCTTTATTGGTTATTATTAAACCATCATCCGGAGTTAAAACATATATTGGTAAATGCAGGGGGTGCTGGTAAAGCAGATAAATTACCAATTATATTAAGCGAATATTTATCAGACATGCTTAGGGAACCAGCTACTATGGATGCTAAGCTTTATTCTACGACTAAAGTAACTAATACTACTATGGAAAAAGTAACTCATCACATGCTTTTAAGTGATTCCAAAACAACTAGAGTAATAATTTTTACAACAACAAACGATGTGACTTGTTGGGAAGATGTTTTTTCAGCTAAAAGAAAATACGGATATTTCAAACTGCTAATTTTGACTGCAAGGATTCTGTCTGAAATATCAGTTCATCTTGAGTTTCATACTGAACTTATTGAGAAAATGCAATCTCGTATACCCCATTCAAAAACAAGTGGTTGAGTCTGGGAGTAGGAGACCTCCCACGCATAAAATTCAATGCAAACACAAAAAGAGCTAGGACTTCCGAGTGAAGTTCTAGCTCTTTGGTTTATGTTAAATCTATCAAATATTGTCCCGCCGTGGTACGCATTGTAAAGAGGCATGGCGGGTTCTGTTAATAGCAGTTTATAGTGAATCTACGAGAAGTTCAATCAATCCATATTTGCATTGATTGGCTCTTCCTTGGAAAGAAGATAAATCAGATACTGATTAAATATAACCAAGCTCTTTTAGACTGGAATACTTATTGTCTCCAATGACAATGTGATCAAGCACTTCGATTCCAAGTAGTTTTCCACTATCAACAAGGCGCCTCGTCATTTCTCTATCTTCTTTAGACGGTGAAGGATCGCCGCTAGGATGATTATGAACTACAACGACTGCCGCAGCACTTTTCCGAATAAGCACCTTAAACAGCTCTCTTGGATGAACGATTGTAGCATTTAAGGAACCCACCGAAATGTCTGTTATATCTAAAACATGATTTTTCGTATTCAAGGCAATGGCTCTGAAAACTTCTTTGTCGAGAAACTTCATTTCATTCATCACAAGTTTGGCTACATCTTCTGGACTCTGAATGAGCGTTCGTTTTTGACTTGTCGCAGAGTTTACTCTACATGCAAGCTCAATGGTAGCTTCAAGTCTAGCCAGTTCAAGAGGCGTTAGCTTTGGCAGTGGTAAATATGTTTCTGCCTGTCTTGCGTCATATCTACCACGATCTTCTAAGAACACAGCTTGCGTCAAGCTTCTTAAACCGTCA containing:
- the radC gene encoding RadC family protein, encoding MKDKQLTTLQEELQVLPSYSDPVKKLNQEGIKNLSNRELIAVLLDKRNGDRVSRADQLLNNADGLRSLTQAVFLEDRGRYDARQAETYLPLPKLTPLELARLEATIELACRVNSATSQKRTLIQSPEDVAKLVMNEMKFLDKEVFRAIALNTKNHVLDITDISVGSLNATIVHPRELFKVLIRKSAAAVVVVHNHPSGDPSPSKEDREMTRRLVDSGKLLGIEVLDHIVIGDNKYSSLKELGYI